From one Flavobacterium kingsejongi genomic stretch:
- a CDS encoding AAA family ATPase, with amino-acid sequence MIEEFSFGNMCSFKDIQTLNMKAAKIKSNNSVLDKQNVIPIKEDLSLLKSKAIYGANASGKSNVIRGLVSFIKIIRESVKDESALRFIAPYELSTETIDQPTFFQLIFRVDDVRYRYGFEADEKSIKSEWLFSTPSVREQTLFIRENNKILEISKKYFTEGIKFVSLMEDFSEEAEAEGGIFRDNSLFLSSLSSFGFGKISKKIIKEISSIAIISGLGHKGMFALAGDSLQDPDQKKFVLNFLKNADIGIQDLETIDFSNDNLPENIEEDVAKTLKDRKFLLSHRTVYDKNLKKDGNATFSFLSQESEGTRKMFEISPFIYNSLKNGTTLIIDEFDSRFHPLLTKKIVELFNSNQNPRSQLIFTTHDTNLLSSELLRRDQIDFVEKDKYGASHLYTLVEIKGIRNNASFEKDYIQGKYGAIPFLGNFSNILNFE; translated from the coding sequence ATGATTGAAGAATTTAGCTTTGGAAACATGTGTTCCTTTAAAGACATTCAAACTTTAAACATGAAAGCGGCTAAAATTAAATCTAATAATTCAGTTTTAGATAAACAAAATGTAATTCCTATTAAGGAGGATTTGTCTTTGTTAAAATCAAAAGCTATTTATGGTGCTAACGCTAGTGGAAAGAGTAATGTTATTCGTGGTTTAGTATCATTCATAAAGATTATTAGGGAATCTGTGAAGGATGAGAGTGCATTAAGATTTATTGCTCCGTATGAGCTATCAACCGAAACGATTGATCAACCTACTTTTTTTCAATTAATTTTCAGGGTCGATGATGTAAGATATAGATACGGCTTTGAAGCTGATGAAAAGTCAATTAAAAGTGAGTGGCTTTTTTCAACACCAAGTGTTCGCGAGCAAACTTTATTTATCAGAGAAAATAATAAGATTCTGGAAATTAGTAAAAAGTATTTTACAGAGGGAATTAAGTTTGTTTCTTTAATGGAGGATTTTAGTGAGGAAGCTGAAGCTGAAGGCGGAATCTTTAGAGATAATTCCTTATTCTTATCTTCTTTATCTTCATTTGGATTTGGTAAAATTTCCAAAAAAATTATTAAGGAGATTAGTTCTATTGCTATTATAAGCGGATTAGGGCATAAAGGAATGTTTGCTCTTGCTGGTGACTCCTTGCAAGATCCAGATCAAAAGAAATTTGTTTTAAATTTTTTAAAGAATGCTGATATAGGAATTCAAGATTTAGAAACAATTGATTTTTCAAATGACAACTTGCCTGAAAACATTGAAGAGGATGTTGCAAAGACTTTGAAAGACAGAAAATTTCTTTTATCTCACAGAACCGTTTATGACAAGAATTTGAAGAAAGATGGCAATGCAACCTTTTCATTTCTTTCGCAAGAATCAGAAGGTACTAGAAAAATGTTTGAAATAAGTCCTTTTATTTATAATTCATTGAAAAATGGAACCACATTAATTATTGATGAATTTGATTCAAGATTTCATCCACTATTAACCAAGAAAATTGTTGAATTGTTTAATTCAAATCAAAATCCAAGGTCACAGCTCATTTTTACAACCCATGATACTAATTTGTTGTCATCTGAATTATTGAGAAGAGATCAAATTGATTTTGTTGAAAAAGATAAATATGGAGCAAGTCATTTATATACTCTGGTTGAGATTAAGGGCATTAGAAATAATGCTTCATTTGAAAAAGATTATATTCAAGGAAAATATGGTGCTATCCCTTTTTTAGGTAATTTTTCTAACATCTTAAATTTTGAATAA
- a CDS encoding ATP-binding protein: MNESTVTKMKQMKLYGMFNAFKTAIESGKTDHYTLDQFVSMIIDAEWDERYNRRIERSITNAKFHYKSNIESINFDVSRNLDRNMVLRLAECEFIEKNENILITGSTGVGKSYLGTALGYQACIQGFKVSYFNTSKLFARLKMAKADGTYLRELTKIQRQDVIILDDFGLQALDSHNRITLLEIIEDRICKQKLHSKLSYIFVINLIVEFFNSCII; the protein is encoded by the coding sequence ATGAATGAATCCACAGTAACCAAAATGAAACAAATGAAGCTTTATGGCATGTTTAATGCTTTTAAAACAGCCATTGAAAGCGGGAAAACAGATCATTATACCCTTGACCAGTTTGTATCGATGATTATTGATGCAGAATGGGATGAAAGGTACAATCGTCGTATTGAACGAAGTATCACTAATGCCAAATTCCATTACAAATCAAATATTGAAAGTATCAATTTTGATGTATCACGTAACCTGGACCGAAACATGGTACTGCGTCTGGCAGAATGCGAATTTATAGAGAAAAACGAAAACATTTTAATCACTGGAAGCACCGGTGTCGGTAAAAGTTATTTAGGTACTGCATTAGGTTATCAAGCCTGTATACAGGGTTTTAAGGTAAGTTATTTTAATACCTCAAAATTGTTCGCTAGACTAAAAATGGCTAAAGCAGATGGTACTTATCTACGGGAACTTACCAAAATACAAAGACAGGATGTTATAATACTTGATGATTTTGGACTCCAGGCACTTGACAGCCATAACCGAATTACTCTTTTAGAGATCATAGAGGACAGGATATGCAAACAAAAATTGCACAGTAAGTTAAGCTACATTTTTGTAATTAATTTGATTGTTGAATTCTTCAATAGTTGCATAATTTAA
- the istA gene encoding IS21 family transposase yields the protein MANKITDMSKIRKVIKFYCNGKSKLFISSYLSLSRNTVKKYISLFEVLELSFELIDQKTDAELELLFSQTSVEAISPRLQTLYDFFPKMERELKKVGVTVQHMWEQYIAVNPDGYRTSQFHYHYNIWGKRVNPVMHMNHKAGDKMYVDYAGKTLSIIDIDTGEVKEVQFFVAILGASQYTYAEASMSQQKENFVDSVENAMRFFEGTPAAIVPDNLKSAVIKSSRFEPTINETLADLAEHYETTILPARAYRPRDKSLVEGAVKILYRRIYVTIKETKFFSLEELNQQIWDLLDSHNNRKLTGRPYSRFELFLEDEKEKLRPLPQDRFEIKYQSFATVMQNGHVQLSQDKNYYSVPYQYVKKKAKLLYTKSTVEIYYKYNRIAVHPRNYKPYVYTTTPEHLASTHQFVAQWSAARFIEWANNIDESVGEYIMQIIESRNHPEQAYKSCLGILNFEKKVGRQRLINACRRALDFKIYNFKTIQNILENNLDHIDFDQEPEQELPDHSNIRGKHYYN from the coding sequence ATGGCAAACAAAATAACAGACATGAGTAAAATTAGAAAAGTAATTAAATTCTATTGTAATGGAAAGAGTAAGTTATTTATAAGTAGCTACTTATCCCTTTCAAGAAATACGGTAAAGAAATATATTTCTTTATTTGAAGTTCTCGAATTAAGCTTTGAATTAATCGACCAAAAAACCGATGCAGAGCTGGAACTTTTATTCTCCCAGACTAGTGTAGAGGCCATTAGCCCGAGATTACAGACACTTTATGATTTTTTTCCTAAAATGGAACGTGAACTAAAAAAAGTTGGCGTTACCGTACAGCATATGTGGGAACAATATATTGCTGTAAATCCTGATGGTTATCGAACTTCACAATTTCATTATCATTACAATATATGGGGCAAACGAGTTAATCCGGTCATGCATATGAACCATAAGGCTGGTGATAAAATGTATGTTGATTATGCCGGAAAGACACTCTCAATTATTGATATAGATACTGGAGAAGTCAAAGAAGTACAATTTTTTGTAGCAATATTGGGCGCTAGCCAATACACGTATGCTGAAGCTTCCATGAGCCAGCAAAAGGAAAACTTTGTTGACTCGGTAGAAAATGCCATGCGCTTTTTTGAAGGCACTCCTGCCGCCATTGTTCCAGATAATTTAAAATCTGCCGTAATAAAAAGCAGTCGTTTTGAACCGACAATCAATGAAACCCTGGCTGATTTAGCAGAACATTACGAAACCACAATTTTACCTGCCAGAGCTTACAGGCCCAGAGACAAGTCACTAGTTGAAGGAGCTGTTAAGATATTATATCGAAGGATTTATGTAACCATAAAAGAAACTAAGTTCTTTTCTCTGGAAGAATTAAACCAGCAGATCTGGGATTTACTTGACTCTCACAATAACAGAAAACTGACAGGACGCCCTTATTCCCGCTTTGAATTATTTTTAGAAGACGAGAAAGAAAAACTGCGTCCACTCCCACAAGATCGTTTTGAAATTAAATACCAGTCTTTTGCAACAGTAATGCAAAACGGTCATGTTCAATTAAGCCAGGACAAAAACTATTACAGCGTTCCGTATCAATATGTAAAGAAGAAAGCCAAGCTGTTATATACCAAATCAACAGTAGAGATTTATTATAAATACAATCGAATAGCTGTACATCCAAGAAACTACAAACCTTATGTCTATACAACAACTCCTGAGCATTTAGCCAGTACACATCAATTTGTAGCCCAATGGAGTGCTGCCCGCTTCATTGAATGGGCTAATAATATTGATGAGTCAGTAGGAGAATATATAATGCAGATAATCGAAAGCAGAAATCATCCAGAACAGGCTTATAAAAGCTGTTTAGGAATACTGAATTTTGAAAAAAAGGTAGGCAGACAGCGATTAATAAATGCCTGCAGGCGGGCACTTGATTTTAAAATTTACAATTTTAAGACCATACAAAACATTTTAGAAAACAACTTGGATCATATTGATTTTGATCAAGAACCTGAGCAGGAACTTCCCGATCACAGTAACATAAGAGGAAAACACTATTATAACTAA
- a CDS encoding site-specific integrase — MSVICNWLNEKKIPLEQAQELAGHKWPGTTEKYIKVNSSQQREMINRYFPNI, encoded by the coding sequence ATGAGCGTGATCTGCAACTGGCTCAACGAGAAAAAAATTCCTTTAGAACAGGCTCAGGAACTTGCCGGGCATAAGTGGCCAGGAACTACGGAAAAATACATTAAAGTGAACAGTTCACAGCAACGAGAAATGATTAATCGTTATTTTCCAAATATTTAA